From Thermomicrobiales bacterium, the proteins below share one genomic window:
- a CDS encoding ArgE/DapE family deacylase, with protein MSTESRSENARQTLFEAIDQRTDELIEVVAELVKRPSELGHEALVQEYVADHLRGSADEVEVWDLDASIYAQPNAGNSGVPFPGRPNVTGKIAGAGGGKSMILNGHIDVVSAEPVDQWSHDPWGAEIVGDKMFGRGAFDMKSGVAANLFLPRLLKDTGIRLKGDLTIHSVIEEECTGNGSLAASLRDRADGALVTESVGRRSPIGHLGVIWFRIGIQGRSAHAGWATLGVNAIVKAVPIIQALHQLDADLNLNVHPLYEGIDHPINLNIGTIRAGDWPSTVPGYCEIRCRVSFFPDMSRDEMHRTIETTIAAACAGDAWLEEHPPVVTYDGFDTNGCAIDVDDPFIRALENASLDATDFPLEPRMTTAVNDMRYYIFQGVPSTCYGAEGGNAHAVDEWLDLPSMPRLARTMASFLVDWCGVA; from the coding sequence ATGTCGACCGAGTCACGCAGTGAGAACGCACGCCAAACGCTCTTCGAGGCGATCGATCAGCGAACCGACGAACTCATCGAAGTCGTTGCGGAACTGGTCAAGCGCCCCAGCGAACTGGGCCACGAGGCACTCGTGCAGGAGTATGTCGCGGATCATCTGCGAGGCTCTGCCGATGAGGTCGAAGTTTGGGATCTCGATGCGTCGATCTATGCGCAACCAAACGCGGGCAATAGCGGAGTCCCTTTTCCCGGACGGCCGAATGTGACGGGGAAGATTGCTGGTGCTGGCGGCGGAAAATCGATGATCCTGAACGGGCATATCGACGTGGTCAGCGCGGAGCCTGTGGATCAATGGTCGCACGATCCATGGGGCGCGGAGATCGTCGGCGACAAGATGTTCGGACGCGGCGCGTTCGACATGAAAAGCGGCGTGGCCGCCAATCTCTTCCTGCCACGCTTGCTGAAAGACACCGGGATTCGACTCAAGGGCGACCTGACCATCCATTCCGTCATCGAGGAGGAATGCACGGGCAACGGATCGCTGGCAGCGAGTCTGCGCGATCGAGCCGATGGCGCATTGGTCACCGAATCGGTCGGACGGCGTTCTCCGATCGGGCACCTTGGGGTGATCTGGTTCCGTATCGGCATCCAGGGACGGTCCGCGCACGCGGGGTGGGCCACCCTCGGTGTGAATGCCATCGTGAAGGCGGTGCCGATCATCCAGGCGCTGCACCAGCTGGATGCCGATCTCAATCTCAATGTGCATCCTCTGTATGAGGGGATCGATCACCCGATCAATCTCAACATCGGCACCATACGCGCCGGCGATTGGCCAAGCACCGTGCCAGGGTATTGCGAAATTCGCTGCCGGGTGAGCTTCTTCCCGGATATGTCCCGCGACGAGATGCACCGCACCATCGAAACGACCATCGCCGCTGCCTGTGCCGGAGATGCGTGGCTGGAGGAGCACCCGCCGGTCGTCACCTATGACGGATTCGACACCAACGGGTGCGCGATCGATGTGGACGATCCGTTCATCCGCGCACTCGAGAACGCCAGTCTGGACGCAACCGATTTTCCCCTCGAACCCAGGATGACAACAGCTGTCAACGACATGCGCTACTACATCTTCCAGGGCGTGCCATCCACCTGCTATGGCGCGGAAGGCGGCAATGCGCATGCGGTGGACGAATGGCTCGATCTGCCGTCCATGCCTCGGTTGGCGCGCACCATGGCGTCGTTCCTGGTGGATTGGTGCGGAGTTGCGTAA
- the apbC gene encoding iron-sulfur cluster carrier protein ApbC, which yields MTDTNTTLDKESVLELLKTVDEPELGQSLVELKMVKDVIVDGGNVTVFIELPTPASTSKPKIQEDVTERLTQNGATTVDIEWSAKVRSSGGGRMDAQPIKGVKNAVAVASGKGGVGKSTVAVNIAVALARTGAKVGLLDADVYGPSIPLMMGTHDRPIMKDNRILPIEAHGVKLMSIGFILDPEKALIWRGPLVAQLITQFLNDVDWGDLDYLIIDLPPGTGDAQLTLVQRIPISGAVIVTTPQDVALADALKGLKMFEEVKTPILGIVENMSGFVCPVCGTNHDIFDTGGGERIAREHNVELLGKIPLEPLVRAGGDTGSPIVVANPDTATAKAFDQAAARVATRLAIDATKKPRKPTIMLKTV from the coding sequence ATGACCGATACAAACACCACGCTCGACAAGGAATCCGTCCTCGAGCTGTTGAAGACCGTCGACGAGCCGGAGTTGGGCCAGAGCCTGGTGGAGCTCAAGATGGTGAAAGATGTGATCGTCGATGGCGGCAACGTGACCGTATTCATCGAGCTCCCAACACCTGCTTCGACCTCGAAACCGAAGATCCAGGAGGATGTCACCGAGCGGCTCACCCAGAACGGAGCCACCACAGTCGACATCGAATGGAGCGCCAAGGTTCGTTCCAGCGGTGGCGGCCGCATGGACGCGCAGCCCATCAAGGGCGTGAAAAACGCCGTTGCCGTCGCGTCTGGCAAGGGTGGTGTCGGCAAATCGACCGTGGCGGTGAATATTGCTGTCGCGCTGGCGCGTACCGGCGCGAAGGTCGGGTTGCTGGACGCCGACGTCTACGGTCCAAGCATCCCGCTCATGATGGGCACGCACGACCGCCCGATCATGAAAGACAACCGCATTCTCCCAATCGAGGCCCATGGCGTGAAGCTGATGAGCATCGGCTTCATTCTCGACCCAGAAAAGGCGCTCATTTGGCGCGGGCCGCTGGTGGCGCAGTTGATCACCCAGTTCCTGAACGATGTCGACTGGGGCGATCTCGACTATCTCATCATCGACCTGCCGCCCGGCACCGGTGACGCGCAGCTCACCCTCGTCCAGCGCATTCCCATTTCGGGCGCGGTCATCGTCACCACCCCGCAGGACGTCGCGCTGGCGGATGCGCTCAAGGGTCTCAAGATGTTCGAGGAGGTCAAGACGCCGATCCTGGGCATTGTCGAGAACATGAGCGGCTTCGTCTGCCCGGTGTGTGGCACCAACCACGATATCTTCGACACTGGGGGAGGCGAGCGCATTGCCCGGGAGCACAATGTCGAGCTGTTGGGCAAGATTCCGCTGGAACCGCTCGTGCGCGCCGGGGGAGACACTGGCAGCCCGATCGTGGTGGCCAATCCGGACACCGCCACCGCCAAAGCCTTCGATCAGGCGGCGGCGCGTGTCGCCACTCGCCTGGCAATCGACGCCACGAAGAAGCCACGAAAACCGACGATCATGCTGAAGACGGTGTAG